From Bacillus basilensis, a single genomic window includes:
- the plcA gene encoding phosphatidylinositol diacylglycerol-lyase codes for MSSKKFILKLFICSTIFITFVFALHDKQVVVASSVNELENWSKWMQPIPDNIPLARISIPGTHDSGTFKLQNPIKQVWGMTQEYDFRYQMNHGARIFDIRGRLTDDNTIVLHHGPLYLYVTLHEFINEAKQFLKDNPSETIIMSLKKEYEDMKGAEGSFSSTFEKSYFVDPIFLKTEGNIKLGDARGKIVLLKRYSGSNESGGYNNFYWPDNETFTTTVNQNVNVTVQDKYKVSYDEKVKSIKDTINETMNNSEDLNHLYINFTSLSSGGTAWNSPYYYATYINPEIANHIKPKDPTRVGWIIQDYINEKWSPLLYQEVIRANKSLIKESK; via the coding sequence ATGAGCAGTAAGAAATTTATTTTGAAATTATTCATATGTAGTACGATATTTATCACATTTGTATTTGCTTTACATGATAAGCAAGTAGTTGTAGCAAGCTCTGTTAATGAGCTTGAAAATTGGTCAAAGTGGATGCAACCTATACCTGATAATATCCCATTAGCACGAATTTCAATTCCAGGAACACATGATAGCGGGACGTTCAAGTTGCAAAATCCGATTAAGCAAGTATGGGGAATGACGCAAGAATATGATTTTCGTTACCAAATGAATCATGGAGCTAGAATTTTTGATATAAGAGGACGTTTAACAGATGATAATACGATAGTTCTTCATCATGGGCCATTATATCTTTATGTAACACTGCATGAATTCATAAACGAAGCGAAACAATTTCTAAAAGATAACCCAAGTGAAACGATTATTATGTCTTTAAAAAAAGAGTATGAGGATATGAAAGGGGCAGAAGGTTCATTTAGTAGTACGTTTGAAAAAAGTTATTTTGTTGATCCTATCTTTTTAAAAACAGAAGGAAATATAAAATTGGGAGATGCTCGTGGGAAAATTGTACTACTAAAAAGATATAGTGGTAGTAATGAATCTGGAGGATATAATAATTTTTATTGGCCAGATAATGAGACGTTTACCACAACTGTAAATCAAAATGTAAATGTAACCGTACAAGATAAATATAAAGTGAGTTATGATGAGAAAGTAAAATCTATTAAAGATACGATAAATGAAACGATGAACAATAGTGAGGATTTAAATCATCTGTATATTAATTTTACAAGCTTGTCTTCTGGTGGTACAGCATGGAATAGTCCATATTACTATGCCACCTATATAAATCCTGAAATTGCAAACCATATAAAACCAAAGGACCCTACAAGAGTAGGCTGGATAATTCAAGACTACATAAATGAAAAATGGTCACCATTGCTGTATCAAGAGGTTATAAGAGCGAATAAGTCACTTATAAAAGAATCAAAATGA
- the bshB2 gene encoding bacillithiol biosynthesis deacetylase BshB2, which yields MKNERHVLIVFPHPDDDSYCVAGTILAYAQRNVPLTYVCLTLGEMGRAMGNPPFATRESLYAIREKELKSATNILGIKDLRMMGYRDKTLEFETPGELRRVIQKCVEELNPSLVISFYPGYAVHPDHDATGEAVVEALSNIPENKRPTFYAVAFSNSHEVEIGPPHFKNEVKEYVPKKLEALQAHASQFATKVTELKREYDDGVPETVEWLEREPFWIYPFKDKNK from the coding sequence ATAAAAAATGAACGCCACGTTTTAATTGTTTTTCCGCATCCAGATGATGATTCATATTGCGTGGCAGGTACAATTTTGGCTTACGCTCAGCGGAATGTTCCTTTAACTTACGTTTGTTTAACGCTAGGTGAAATGGGGAGAGCGATGGGAAATCCGCCTTTTGCAACACGTGAATCGTTATATGCTATAAGAGAGAAAGAACTAAAGAGCGCTACAAATATTTTAGGGATTAAAGATTTACGTATGATGGGATATCGTGATAAAACTCTTGAATTTGAAACTCCTGGAGAGTTAAGACGTGTAATACAAAAATGTGTAGAAGAATTGAATCCTTCATTGGTCATTTCTTTTTATCCGGGATATGCAGTTCATCCAGATCATGATGCAACAGGAGAAGCGGTGGTTGAAGCGTTATCTAATATTCCTGAAAATAAAAGGCCAACATTTTATGCGGTAGCTTTTTCAAATAGTCATGAAGTGGAAATAGGTCCGCCACATTTTAAAAATGAAGTAAAAGAATATGTTCCAAAAAAGCTAGAAGCATTGCAAGCACATGCATCACAATTTGCGACTAAAGTAACGGAACTGAAAAGAGAGTATGACGATGGTGTACCAGAAACAGTCGAGTGGTTAGAAAGAGAACCGTTTTGGATATATCCATTCAAAGATAAAAATAAGTGA
- a CDS encoding PLP-dependent aminotransferase family protein, which translates to MEWKPNRADKTPVYKQIADYIERGISSGEFPSDSKLPSERMLAKELQVNRSTIVAAYEELKSLGVVERQKGSGTRVNTDIWGVSHKRIPNWGRYVEDGSFLPNVPLVQQIRTETQKDDLINLASGELSPELIPSDRFRTILSEKTFMENLGYDHPLGNEMLRKTIAAHVQQYKQIEADSNSILITSGAQQALNLIVQCLLKPGDAIAIEDPSYCFSLPMFKSAGLKIFHLPVDQHGMNPDDLIDLHKKYRIRMVFLNPDYQNPTGTVLSLARRKKILELSSEFGIPIVEDDPYSLTSFNGEVNPTLKSMDQNGNVLYVSSLSKIVASGLRIGWVIGPTRVIERLADAKQQVDFGHSVFTQWVANQFLESEDFHAHITMLRGQLKERRDALIRKLEEILGDQVEFFVPEGGIHLWCKVQGTFDEYHLLGESIRNGVAFVPGSVLGTKSEYIRFTFGRVDVEQIQLGITRFAETLNEIS; encoded by the coding sequence ATGGAATGGAAACCAAATCGTGCAGATAAAACGCCTGTATATAAACAAATAGCGGATTATATTGAAAGGGGTATTTCTTCAGGTGAGTTTCCTTCTGATAGCAAGTTACCTTCTGAGCGTATGTTAGCAAAAGAGTTACAGGTGAACCGGAGTACAATAGTAGCTGCATATGAAGAATTAAAATCACTTGGAGTAGTAGAACGGCAAAAAGGAAGCGGAACAAGGGTGAATACAGACATATGGGGTGTTTCACATAAACGAATACCGAACTGGGGTAGGTACGTTGAGGATGGATCGTTCTTACCTAATGTACCACTCGTTCAACAAATTAGGACGGAAACACAAAAAGATGACTTAATTAATTTAGCGAGTGGTGAATTGTCACCAGAATTAATTCCGAGTGATAGATTCCGAACGATTTTGTCGGAGAAAACATTTATGGAAAACCTCGGTTATGACCATCCACTTGGAAATGAAATGTTGCGAAAAACAATTGCAGCACATGTTCAGCAATATAAACAAATTGAAGCAGATTCAAATTCTATCCTTATTACATCTGGAGCACAACAGGCACTTAATCTTATCGTTCAATGCTTATTAAAACCTGGCGATGCGATTGCAATTGAGGACCCTTCGTATTGTTTCTCATTGCCGATGTTTAAATCTGCTGGCTTAAAAATATTCCATTTACCTGTAGATCAGCATGGAATGAATCCAGATGACTTAATTGATTTGCATAAAAAGTATCGTATTCGTATGGTGTTTTTAAATCCAGATTATCAAAATCCAACGGGTACTGTGCTTTCATTAGCGAGACGTAAAAAGATTTTAGAGTTGTCTTCTGAATTTGGTATACCGATTGTAGAAGATGATCCGTATAGTTTAACTTCTTTTAATGGAGAAGTGAATCCAACATTAAAATCAATGGATCAAAACGGAAATGTTCTTTATGTAAGTTCATTATCAAAAATTGTTGCATCAGGATTACGTATTGGTTGGGTAATTGGCCCTACGCGTGTAATAGAACGCTTAGCGGATGCGAAGCAGCAAGTTGATTTTGGACATAGCGTATTTACGCAGTGGGTGGCAAATCAATTTTTAGAATCAGAAGATTTTCATGCTCATATTACAATGCTTCGTGGACAATTAAAGGAAAGAAGAGATGCGTTAATTAGAAAGCTTGAAGAAATATTAGGGGACCAGGTTGAATTTTTTGTTCCAGAGGGTGGAATACATTTATGGTGCAAAGTGCAAGGAACGTTTGATGAATATCATTTATTAGGTGAATCTATACGAAATGGTGTAGCGTTTGTCCCAGGAAGTGTTTTAGGTACTAAGAGTGAATATATTCGATTTACTTTTGGGAGAGTAGATGTCGAACAAATTCAACTGGGAATTACGAGGTTTGCGGAAACGTTAAATGAAATTTCATAA
- a CDS encoding GH1 family beta-glucosidase, with protein sequence MKFPHDFLFGAASASYQVEGAWNEDGKGVTNWDEFSKIPGKTYNGTNGDVAVDHYHRYKEDIRLMAEMGLESYRFSISWARILPAGDGEVNEKGIEFYNNLIDECLKYGIVPFVTLYHWDLPLPLEKDGGWTNKRTAEAFVKYAEICFKAFGDRVKHWITFNETVMFCGLGYLKGAHPPGIQNDVPKYFQATHYVFYAHAKTVAVYKQLKQYGEIGITHVFLPAYSVDDQKENILAANHANEYETYWYYDPVLKGEYPSYVVRQLKEKGWTPNWTVEELEIIKQNAEKNDFIGLNYYQPIRVERYDMDIKSEEHSRENSTLAPGSPSFDGFYRTVKMDDKTYTKWGWEISPEGFLDGLHMLKERYGDIKMYVTENGLGDEDPIIDGEIVDVPRIKFIEEHLKVIKRAIEEGINLKGYYAWSVIDLLSWLNGYKKQYGFIFVDHNDNLKRKKKLSFHWYKHVIETRGEEL encoded by the coding sequence ATGAAGTTTCCACATGATTTTTTATTCGGGGCTGCTTCAGCTTCTTATCAAGTAGAAGGTGCATGGAATGAAGATGGAAAAGGTGTTACGAATTGGGATGAATTTTCAAAAATTCCTGGTAAAACATACAATGGAACAAATGGTGATGTAGCTGTTGATCATTATCATCGATATAAGGAAGATATTCGCTTAATGGCTGAGATGGGGTTAGAATCGTATCGTTTTTCTATTTCTTGGGCGAGAATATTGCCGGCTGGAGATGGAGAGGTAAATGAAAAAGGAATCGAATTTTATAACAACTTAATTGATGAGTGTTTAAAATACGGGATTGTACCATTTGTCACTTTATATCATTGGGATTTACCATTGCCTTTAGAGAAAGATGGCGGATGGACAAATAAACGAACAGCAGAGGCTTTCGTAAAATACGCAGAAATTTGTTTTAAGGCATTTGGTGATAGAGTTAAACATTGGATTACTTTTAATGAGACAGTAATGTTTTGTGGATTAGGTTATTTAAAAGGTGCACATCCACCAGGAATACAAAATGATGTTCCAAAGTATTTTCAAGCGACTCATTATGTATTTTATGCGCATGCGAAAACAGTTGCGGTGTACAAGCAGCTGAAACAATATGGTGAGATTGGGATTACACATGTTTTCTTACCTGCTTATAGTGTGGATGATCAAAAAGAAAATATACTAGCAGCAAATCATGCGAATGAATATGAAACGTATTGGTATTATGATCCCGTTTTAAAAGGTGAGTACCCGTCTTATGTTGTACGACAATTAAAGGAAAAAGGGTGGACGCCTAATTGGACGGTTGAAGAATTAGAAATCATTAAACAAAATGCCGAAAAGAATGATTTTATTGGCTTGAATTATTATCAACCAATACGAGTAGAAAGATACGATATGGATATAAAGAGCGAGGAGCATTCTAGAGAAAATTCAACACTTGCTCCAGGTAGTCCTTCTTTTGATGGTTTTTATCGAACAGTTAAAATGGATGATAAAACATATACAAAATGGGGATGGGAAATATCTCCCGAAGGTTTCTTAGATGGATTACACATGTTGAAAGAGCGTTACGGTGACATAAAGATGTATGTAACGGAAAATGGACTTGGTGATGAAGATCCAATCATTGACGGAGAAATTGTAGATGTTCCGAGAATTAAATTTATTGAAGAGCATTTAAAAGTAATAAAGCGTGCAATTGAAGAGGGAATCAATTTAAAAGGTTATTATGCATGGTCAGTGATTGATTTGTTAAGTTGGTTAAATGGATATAAAAAGCAATATGGCTTTATTTTTGTCGATCATAATGATAACTTAAAACGTAAGAAGAAACTTTCGTTTCATTGGTATAAACATGTGATTGAAACGAGAGGAGAAGAGTTATAA
- a CDS encoding CidA/LrgA family holin-like protein, translating into MKYVTLLLQVGVLYVFGLVGTWIQGVFHLSMPGSLIGMLMLFLLLSTRIVPLKWFEEGAEKLIVFLPLFLIPSTTGLMEYGSFLFSKGSSIFLLVVVSTVVTLIVSGYISQLLVTSKK; encoded by the coding sequence ATGAAGTACGTGACGCTTTTACTTCAAGTAGGCGTGTTATATGTATTTGGCTTAGTTGGTACGTGGATTCAGGGAGTGTTCCATCTATCAATGCCAGGAAGTTTAATAGGGATGTTAATGCTGTTTCTACTCCTTTCTACTCGTATTGTACCATTAAAGTGGTTTGAGGAAGGTGCGGAAAAATTAATAGTATTTTTACCGTTATTTCTAATTCCTTCGACAACAGGGCTGATGGAATACGGGTCTTTTCTTTTCAGTAAGGGGAGTAGTATATTCCTTTTAGTAGTAGTAAGTACAGTAGTGACTTTGATTGTTTCAGGGTATATAAGTCAATTATTAGTAACATCAAAAAAATAA
- a CDS encoding alpha/beta fold hydrolase, with protein sequence MYFEYKNRKVFYNIEGSGPVILFLHGLGGNANNWLYQRQYFKGKWTVISLDLPGHGKSEGLEINFKEYVNVLYELCNYLKLQKIVICGLSKGARVGIDFAIQYPDFVSSLIIVNAFPYLEPEDRKKRLEVYDLLSLHDNGKTWADTLLKAMGVANNEVIVRGFYQSLQFINPVHIQRLFAELVDYDQRPFLLNISCSALIIRGEHDDFVPEKYVREFERRLKNTTFIEFKNSGHLPYLEQPSSFNMTVERFLNHVIN encoded by the coding sequence ATGTATTTTGAATATAAGAATCGAAAGGTTTTTTACAATATAGAAGGGTCGGGTCCTGTCATATTGTTTTTACACGGCCTTGGAGGAAACGCAAATAATTGGTTATATCAAAGGCAATATTTCAAGGGGAAATGGACAGTAATCTCTCTTGATTTACCAGGTCATGGAAAATCTGAAGGGCTAGAAATTAACTTTAAAGAATATGTAAATGTTTTGTATGAGTTATGCAATTATTTAAAGTTACAAAAAATAGTCATTTGTGGACTTTCAAAAGGAGCTAGGGTAGGTATTGATTTTGCTATTCAATATCCAGACTTTGTTTCTAGTTTAATTATTGTAAATGCATTTCCCTATTTGGAGCCTGAAGATCGAAAGAAACGGCTTGAAGTATATGATTTACTTAGCTTACATGATAACGGGAAAACATGGGCGGATACATTGTTGAAGGCGATGGGAGTAGCAAATAATGAAGTAATTGTCAGGGGGTTTTATCAATCTTTACAGTTTATTAATCCGGTGCATATTCAAAGATTATTTGCTGAATTAGTAGATTATGATCAAAGACCATTTCTTTTGAATATTTCATGTTCCGCTTTAATTATAAGAGGGGAACATGATGATTTTGTCCCCGAGAAATATGTAAGAGAGTTTGAAAGACGTTTGAAAAATACAACTTTTATTGAGTTTAAAAATAGTGGACACTTACCTTATTTAGAACAACCGAGCAGCTTTAATATGACGGTAGAAAGATTTTTAAATCATGTAATTAATTAA
- a CDS encoding LrgB family protein, with the protein MQTVFIIITVVMYVLATKLYKKFPFPFTLPVLTVTAIMICLFLTFDISHHEYRENGGDILSGLLSPAIVALAIPLFKERKILMKNFFSILIGVAVGIVALTSMNVVIGEMLNIDKELILTTLPQLATMPIAISLADQIGGIPSMTSSFVVVAGITGAIIGPTVLKFFRITSTIGKGVGMGCASHIIGVSRLVKEGEKEATIGSVTMIVTGILISIVIPYGTKFIF; encoded by the coding sequence ATGCAAACGGTCTTCATTATTATTACTGTAGTAATGTATGTATTGGCGACAAAGTTATATAAAAAATTTCCGTTTCCATTTACATTACCAGTGTTAACAGTTACGGCAATTATGATTTGTTTATTTCTGACTTTTGATATTTCTCATCATGAGTATAGGGAAAATGGGGGAGACATTCTTTCCGGTTTATTGAGTCCTGCAATTGTAGCGTTAGCGATACCTTTATTTAAAGAGCGAAAAATACTTATGAAAAACTTTTTTTCGATACTTATCGGTGTAGCGGTAGGTATAGTGGCTTTAACGAGTATGAATGTAGTGATTGGTGAGATGTTGAATATAGATAAGGAACTCATATTAACAACACTCCCGCAATTAGCGACGATGCCTATTGCTATTTCATTAGCGGATCAAATTGGTGGTATTCCATCTATGACTTCTAGTTTTGTAGTTGTTGCAGGAATCACAGGTGCTATTATCGGACCAACGGTACTTAAGTTTTTCCGTATAACGAGCACGATTGGAAAAGGAGTGGGAATGGGTTGCGCCTCACATATTATCGGTGTGAGCCGTCTCGTGAAGGAAGGCGAGAAAGAAGCGACGATTGGTTCGGTGACGATGATTGTAACCGGAATACTTATTAGTATAGTCATACCGTATGGAACGAAATTTATATTTTAA
- a CDS encoding GntR family transcriptional regulator codes for MSAKYKQIADVLEQNIRDGIFNETKKLPTEEALMNRFEVSRNTIRKVISQLVNRGYIFQVQGSGMFLRETSVTDYINLGSLRGLTKNLVSQNIETKVLELEVIDADEEIAKRMQCEAGTRIYFLKRLRIVDGKPFSIEVSYFKKDIIPYLNEEIALSSVYSYFIEDLRLNIGFADKVISCEKVNKENAQLLELNEGDPALLIENTVYLVNGTIFELSQSMFHYEKTKLLNRINFK; via the coding sequence ATGAGTGCAAAGTATAAACAAATTGCAGATGTGTTAGAGCAAAACATTCGAGATGGGATTTTTAATGAAACGAAAAAATTACCTACAGAAGAAGCGTTGATGAATCGATTTGAAGTAAGCCGTAATACGATACGTAAAGTAATTAGTCAGCTTGTGAATAGAGGTTATATTTTTCAAGTGCAAGGTAGTGGCATGTTTTTACGTGAAACTTCTGTAACAGATTACATTAATTTAGGAAGTTTACGTGGATTAACGAAAAATCTCGTTTCGCAAAATATTGAAACGAAAGTGTTAGAGCTTGAAGTAATAGATGCGGACGAAGAGATAGCAAAGCGGATGCAATGTGAAGCTGGAACTAGGATATATTTTTTGAAGCGCTTAAGAATTGTAGATGGAAAACCATTCTCTATTGAAGTAAGTTATTTCAAAAAGGATATTATTCCATATTTGAATGAAGAAATAGCATTAAGTTCTGTATACAGTTATTTCATTGAAGATTTACGATTAAATATTGGTTTTGCCGATAAAGTTATTAGTTGTGAAAAAGTAAATAAAGAAAATGCCCAGCTTTTAGAATTGAATGAAGGTGATCCGGCGCTTCTTATTGAAAATACTGTGTATCTTGTAAATGGAACAATTTTTGAATTATCTCAATCGATGTTTCATTATGAAAAGACTAAACTTTTAAATCGAATTAATTTTAAATGA
- a CDS encoding cell wall hydrolase, with amino-acid sequence MKLLKIKHIIPLSAAAITFVCSQSTAEASTIHTVKKNDTLWGISKQYGVSIQSIKQANNKRTDQTFIGEQLHIPGSVNSNENTVPQNAKPVNISGQIIYQVQPGDSLETIAKRYNVTVQSIKQINNTAGNKLYTGQHLKINSNISEKEKDLMARLVTAEAGGESYKGKVAVAKVILNRVNAKGFPNTITGVIYEPIKYGYAFTPVTDGRINHPASPEAKMAVEEAISTNGIHSDWLYFYNPKTSTDKWITTRQTVAVIGNHVFAK; translated from the coding sequence ATGAAATTACTAAAAATAAAACATATAATCCCTTTATCTGCGGCTGCAATTACATTCGTATGTAGTCAAAGTACAGCTGAAGCCTCTACCATTCATACAGTAAAAAAGAACGATACACTTTGGGGCATTAGTAAACAATACGGCGTTTCAATACAATCCATTAAACAGGCTAATAATAAAAGAACCGATCAAACTTTTATTGGCGAACAGTTACATATTCCAGGGTCCGTGAACTCAAATGAAAACACTGTTCCTCAAAACGCAAAACCTGTGAACATTTCTGGACAAATTATTTATCAAGTACAACCGGGAGATTCATTAGAAACGATAGCAAAGCGTTACAATGTTACCGTTCAATCTATAAAACAAATTAACAATACAGCCGGAAACAAACTTTATACAGGACAACATTTAAAAATCAACTCAAACATTTCAGAAAAAGAAAAAGACTTAATGGCACGCTTAGTTACTGCTGAAGCAGGTGGCGAATCGTATAAAGGAAAAGTAGCCGTAGCAAAAGTTATCCTAAATCGTGTAAACGCAAAAGGTTTTCCAAATACAATAACAGGCGTTATTTACGAACCTATTAAATATGGATATGCATTTACTCCTGTTACAGATGGAAGAATTAATCACCCTGCAAGCCCAGAAGCAAAAATGGCAGTAGAAGAGGCTATCTCCACAAATGGAATACATTCTGATTGGCTTTATTTCTATAATCCGAAAACATCAACAGACAAATGGATTACGACACGTCAAACAGTAGCAGTAATTGGTAACCACGTCTTCGCTAAATAA
- a CDS encoding S8 family serine peptidase — protein MKIFQKMCASTVIITTLLGIGGTVNSVHADSIEQQSKLGIEQETDKQIIVKFKADLKFPYEDGIEKQIRSQTNDKVIKDLLTEYPDVTFTRLFTSVSPEQIQNLEVKAPNNVSTSLLNYYILQTQNSGHEEELVDKLKTSSLIKDVYMKKQEKITPPEVQPLSISFNPNNNPRYEKQGYLEAAPYGINAPFAWGVQGGKGSDVTFVDMEYGWLLNHEDLVHQNIELMSGINIDQHVGHGTSVLGIVSSEDNKIGNIGIAPKAKAKVISQIRDNGQYNTADAILSAVNQLEAGDVLLLEAQASFDGYGDKYLPVEVQPDIFDAIRAGTDKGVVIIEAGANGWNDLDQFKDRNGKQILNRNSKDFKDSGAIMVGAGSSSFPHERMWFSNYGSRIDVYGWGENVDTTTAEQSRSAVNLYTSSFSGTSSASPIIAGAATLVQSIAKENLGQPYRPSKLRAILSNHNTGTKSKDPYSDKIGVLPDLKSILVNLGYGQRKPNGGNELQVTENEPNNEPRQANKVNIHTPVKGTLHNSDNVDVFTFQIDSPENINISLLNEQNIGMTWVLHHESDLNNYVAYGENEGNVVKGTYNARPGKYYLYVYKYENKDGSYVLNIK, from the coding sequence ATGAAAATATTTCAAAAAATGTGTGCGTCAACTGTAATCATTACAACACTTTTAGGAATAGGAGGCACTGTCAATAGTGTACATGCTGATTCTATAGAACAGCAGAGTAAATTAGGAATAGAACAAGAAACAGATAAGCAAATCATTGTAAAATTTAAAGCGGATTTGAAATTTCCATATGAAGATGGTATTGAAAAACAAATACGATCTCAAACGAACGATAAAGTAATAAAAGATCTTTTGACAGAATATCCAGATGTAACATTTACTCGTTTATTCACATCTGTAAGCCCGGAACAAATACAAAACCTTGAGGTGAAAGCACCCAATAATGTATCTACAAGTTTATTAAACTACTATATTCTTCAAACTCAAAATAGTGGGCATGAAGAAGAACTAGTAGATAAGTTAAAGACATCTTCTTTAATAAAAGATGTGTATATGAAGAAACAAGAAAAAATAACACCACCGGAGGTACAACCATTAAGTATATCTTTTAATCCGAATAATAATCCTAGATATGAAAAACAAGGTTATCTTGAAGCAGCACCATACGGTATTAATGCGCCTTTCGCCTGGGGAGTTCAAGGCGGTAAGGGAAGCGATGTCACCTTTGTTGATATGGAATATGGATGGTTATTAAATCATGAGGATTTAGTACATCAAAATATTGAATTAATGTCTGGAATAAATATAGATCAACATGTCGGTCATGGGACGTCTGTACTAGGAATTGTATCCTCTGAGGACAATAAAATTGGGAATATTGGGATTGCGCCAAAAGCGAAAGCAAAGGTGATTTCTCAAATAAGAGATAACGGACAGTATAATACAGCTGATGCAATATTAAGTGCTGTGAATCAGTTAGAAGCTGGAGATGTTTTATTATTAGAGGCACAGGCTTCCTTTGATGGATATGGTGATAAATATTTACCTGTTGAGGTACAACCAGATATCTTTGATGCAATTCGTGCTGGTACAGATAAAGGTGTTGTCATTATAGAAGCTGGAGCAAATGGTTGGAATGATTTAGATCAATTTAAAGATAGAAATGGTAAACAAATTTTAAATCGTAATAGTAAAGATTTTAAAGATTCAGGTGCAATTATGGTAGGAGCGGGCTCCTCATCTTTCCCTCATGAGCGTATGTGGTTTTCGAATTATGGAAGCCGTATTGATGTGTATGGCTGGGGAGAAAACGTAGATACAACTACAGCTGAGCAAAGTCGAAGTGCTGTAAATCTTTATACATCTAGCTTTAGTGGCACGTCGAGTGCTTCGCCTATTATTGCCGGAGCAGCGACTTTAGTACAAAGCATTGCTAAAGAAAATTTAGGACAACCATATAGACCGAGTAAACTAAGAGCAATATTAAGCAACCACAACACAGGAACAAAATCTAAAGATCCATATTCAGATAAAATTGGTGTTTTACCAGATTTGAAGTCTATACTAGTAAACTTAGGGTATGGACAAAGAAAACCAAACGGTGGGAATGAGTTACAAGTAACAGAAAATGAACCAAATAATGAGCCTAGACAGGCAAATAAAGTTAACATTCATACACCGGTGAAAGGAACGCTACATAATAGTGATAATGTAGATGTATTTACTTTCCAAATTGACTCACCAGAAAATATTAATATTTCTCTACTAAATGAACAAAATATCGGAATGACATGGGTACTTCATCATGAATCAGATTTAAATAACTATGTAGCATATGGTGAAAATGAAGGAAATGTAGTTAAAGGTACTTATAATGCAAGGCCAGGTAAATATTATTTATACGTCTATAAGTATGAGAATAAAGATGGTTCATATGTATTGAATATAAAGTAA